TAGCAAACGGTGGCGTTCATAACGCTAAAGTTGGTAAAGTATTTGGTTACTTAGGTCTAGAGCGTCACGATATTGCTGAAGGTTTTGCTGGTGACATTATCGCTATCACTGGCTTGGGCGAATTGAAAATATCAGATACTGTATGTTGTCCTACAGAAGTTGAAGGCTTACCAGCACTATCTGTTGATGAACCTACAATCAACATGACTTTCCAAGTAAACACTTCACCATTTTGTGGTAAAGAAGGTAAGTATGTTACTTCACGTAACATTAAAGACCGCTTAGAAAAAGAATTGATTCATAACGTTGCTTTACGTGTTGAACAGTTAGATGATGCGGATAAATTTAAAGTATCAGGTCGTGGTGAACTTCATTTAGGTATCCTAATTGAAAATATGCGTCGTGAAGGTTTTGAACTTGCTGTTTCACGTCCAGAAGTAATTATTCGTGAAGTTAATGGCGAATTGCAAGAACCTTACGAAACAGTAACTATTGATGTTGAAGAACAGCATCAAGGTCCTATCATGGAAAAAATGGGTGTTCGTAAAGCAGAGTTAACTGATATGGCACCAGATGGTACTGGTCGTATCCGTATGGACTTTATCATGCCAAGCCGTGGTTTAATTGGTTTCCAAACTGAGTTCATGACATTAACGTCTGGTTCTGGTTTGATTTACCATACATTCTTCGAATACGGTCCTCATAAAGGTGGCGAAATTGGCCAACGTAAAAATGGTGTAATGATTGGTAATGCAACAGGTAAAGCATTAACTAACGCTATCTTTAACTTACAGTCTCGTGGTCGTATGTTAATCGGACACGGTGTTGATATTTATGAAGGTCAAGTTATTGGTATTCATAGCCGTGATAACGATTTAACAGTAAATGCCCTTAAAGGTAAGCAGTTAACTAACGTTCGTTCATCAGGTACTGATGAAGCACAAACATTAACGCCACCTATTGTTATGTCTTTAGAGCAAGCATTAGAATTTATCGATAACGATGAATTGGTAGAAGTAACACCGGAAAGTATTCGTATACGTAAAAAATTCTTGAAAGAGAATGATCGTAAACGTGAAGGTCGTTCACCTAAATAACGTTAAAAGTTAATTAATATCAAGCCATCTGAAGTAATTCAGGTGGCTTTTTTATTTCAACATGTTAATAAATGAAGTTATATCGGCAGTCAATGTAAGACATATCTCAATCAATACCTCTTAATATCCACTCTGAATATTTCTACAATCATATAAAGTCAATAAATTCAATTTATTAGGCTTTATTTTTAATGAGCACTTATCACTACTGTAAATTTATTTCTTAAATTGTATTTCCCTACCTTTTAGTCATGGTATTAACTGCTATATTTAATTTATGAAGTGTTTATTATCGTTTCAATATCAGGAGGGTAATTATCATGGGTGCTAATAAATTAACTAGGCTAAATTACCTATTTGAGAAAGCTGTTAATAATAATGCAAAATTATTAGAAAAAGGGGAGCTTGCAGAGTTGTATAGTGAATATATCAATGAAGGGCGAGATCATATAAAAAGTAAAGTGATGACTTTTCCAACCGCTGCTATAAGAACAGCAAGCTAGCTTTATAACCATTTGTTGAATAATGAGAGAAAAGGGAGATTTCTTAATGTCACCAGAGCAATTGAAAACCTTACAAAGATTGAGTGAATTATTTGAGCAAGGAATTGCTAGTCCAAATAATATAAAACAACTGTCGACGCTGCTCGCGGAAATTAATCAATTATCTAGCTGGCCAGATGAAAATATAGAACAAATTACATCCTCGTACTGACTCAATTCTTTGAAGTAACCTAACAAGATTGGTTAGGTTATTTACAAGCTTACTTTCATCTTATTACGAGAGTAAGCTTGTAAATTAATACACCATTTTTACCTCTTAAAAATTTTTTGATAATTTTAGCTCATTGATTCAGTTAATTAAGGCGCTGAATTTATCATTGCGAGACTACATTAAATAATTTGAGTGTAAATAGTCTATTTATTTAATTGTGCATCGCTTATCTGGAGAAGTGGCAATTTGAAAAAATACCTAGATAAGTGGCTACCTGGCGAAATAAGTAGCTGAAAGGTAAAATTTTTCGATTTTCACTACCGTTATTTTATACATTGCCTTACTATAAATGTAATAGCGCTAACTAGTAATATATATGCATCCTAAATTAGAAAAAGTAAAACAACATCGTTTTGTAGAAAATGGCTTTGGCTTTTTGCTCTTATTTATAGAGAATTTTAAAACTGAACGTATCCATGTCACGGCGGGCTATTTATCTTATGTTACTTTGATGTCATTGGTGCCATTAATGGTCGTTATGTTATCTATGATGACTGCCTTTCCTATATTCTCCGAAATAAGACAACTGATTGAAAACTTCGTTTATATAAATTTTGTGCCTGCTTCTGGAGATGTTGTTCAAGAACATATTGCAGGCTTTGTAAGTAATGCATCTAAAATGTCTGCTGTGGCAATAAGTGCATTATTTGTTTTGGCTATGATGCTGATTTCCGCTATTGATAAATGTTTAAATAAATTATGGCGTGTGAATGAAAAGCGCAGAGTCATCACTTCATTCTCAATGTATTGGATGGTATTAACGTTAGGGCCTGTATTGGTGGGCAGTAGTTTAGTTATTAGCTCTTATATTATCTCACTGGTATCTATAGGTGATTACGACCTATTAGGCGTTACTAATATTTTTGTACGAGCACTGCCTTTAATTGCATCTACGACGGCTTTTTTCATTTTATACATGGTAGTACCTAATAAAGTTATACCCGTTAAATTTGCTTTGGCGGGGGCAGCATTAGCGGCTGTTTTATTTGAAATCGCGAAAAAAGCGTTTGCGATTTATGTGACTCAAATACCATCTTACCAAGCTATATACGGAGCATTATCCAGTATTCCTATTTTATTTTTATGGGTATATTTGAGCTGGTTAGTCGTGTTAATTGGCGCTTTGTTTACCGTGTCACTGGAAGATTTTGACGAGGCACAAAAAGCTAAATTATCTGAGCAAGAAGCAGATTAAACGCTTATTACTTTATACAGTATTATATTCAACCGAATAGATTTTATATAAGGGACGGTATATGTCTAGAATGCTTTTTCCAAATATTGCGGTTTATCATCAAGAGTGGCTTGACGTTGGCGATGGACATCAACTCTATATTGAACAATCGGGTAACCCAAATGGGATCGCGGTAGTCTATCTTCACGGCGGTCCAGGTGGTGGCTCAAGTAAAAATCATCGACGATATTTTGACCCTGAAAAATATCGTATCATTTTATTCGATCAACGTGGCTGTGGACGCTCAAAACCATCTCCTAGCTTAAGTCACAATACTCCGCCTCACTTAGTGTCAGACCTTGAAGCCATTCGAAAGCATTTATCTATTTCGCATTGGTTAATTGCAGGTGGGTCATGGGGAACAACGTTAGCATTACTTTATGGTATTCAATATCCCGAGGTAATATTAGGCTTTATTTTAAGAGGTATATTTCTTGGCACAAAAGCAGAGTATGACTGGCTTTATAAACCGCATGGCGCTGCAAGCTTCTTTCCTGAATATTACCGTGAGTTTAAAGAGCAAATCTCTGAACTGAGTGATGTAAATACCTTGCAAACTTATTATGACGTGCTGACCGGAAATAATGAAATTGCCGCGATAGCCGCTAGTAAAGCTTGGTGTTTATGGGAGTTAAGGTTATCTACAATAGAACATAGT
The Colwellia sp. Arc7-D genome window above contains:
- the typA gene encoding translational GTPase TypA, with the protein product MLDKLRNVAIIAHVDHGKTTLVDKLLEQSGTLDARGGLEERTMDSNDIEKERGITILAKNTAINWNGYRVNIVDTPGHADFGGEVERVMSMVDSVLLIVDAQEGPMPQTRFVTKKAFAQGLKPIVVINKVDKPGSRPDWVMDQVFELFDNLGATDEQLDFKVVYASAINGWATLEEGATGTDMTPLFDTILKEVPAPTADPDGPFQMQISQLDYSSYLGVIGVGRITRGSVKPNQQVTIKLANGGVHNAKVGKVFGYLGLERHDIAEGFAGDIIAITGLGELKISDTVCCPTEVEGLPALSVDEPTINMTFQVNTSPFCGKEGKYVTSRNIKDRLEKELIHNVALRVEQLDDADKFKVSGRGELHLGILIENMRREGFELAVSRPEVIIREVNGELQEPYETVTIDVEEQHQGPIMEKMGVRKAELTDMAPDGTGRIRMDFIMPSRGLIGFQTEFMTLTSGSGLIYHTFFEYGPHKGGEIGQRKNGVMIGNATGKALTNAIFNLQSRGRMLIGHGVDIYEGQVIGIHSRDNDLTVNALKGKQLTNVRSSGTDEAQTLTPPIVMSLEQALEFIDNDELVEVTPESIRIRKKFLKENDRKREGRSPK
- a CDS encoding virulence factor BrkB family protein, whose amino-acid sequence is MHPKLEKVKQHRFVENGFGFLLLFIENFKTERIHVTAGYLSYVTLMSLVPLMVVMLSMMTAFPIFSEIRQLIENFVYINFVPASGDVVQEHIAGFVSNASKMSAVAISALFVLAMMLISAIDKCLNKLWRVNEKRRVITSFSMYWMVLTLGPVLVGSSLVISSYIISLVSIGDYDLLGVTNIFVRALPLIASTTAFFILYMVVPNKVIPVKFALAGAALAAVLFEIAKKAFAIYVTQIPSYQAIYGALSSIPILFLWVYLSWLVVLIGALFTVSLEDFDEAQKAKLSEQEAD
- the pip gene encoding prolyl aminopeptidase, producing MSRMLFPNIAVYHQEWLDVGDGHQLYIEQSGNPNGIAVVYLHGGPGGGSSKNHRRYFDPEKYRIILFDQRGCGRSKPSPSLSHNTPPHLVSDLEAIRKHLSISHWLIAGGSWGTTLALLYGIQYPEVILGFILRGIFLGTKAEYDWLYKPHGAASFFPEYYREFKEQISELSDVNTLQTYYDVLTGNNEIAAIAASKAWCLWELRLSTIEHSPVDIQADDYPHRALCMAKISSHYFVNKCFIEEGLILASIDKISTIPAIILHGRYDMVCPLRSADLLVKNWPAAQLQILPNAGHSGFESQTIDGFCKATDTMANFIAEQSVSK